The genomic region AAGTTGCGGAGTTGCAAAAGCGTTTGGGAAAAGCGGAGAACGGCTAAGCGCTATATGCCCGCACTGTGAGCCCGGGCGCAAGGCTTGCGCACAAGAGCGGCGCTTTGTTCCAACATTGCACTCGCCTGTTGTACGAGATTCTGCAAGTGCGTCATGTGTTCGCGCGCTTGAACCTGATCGGCGGGCAATGTCATCTCCAGATAATACGCAATCGCTTCAATGGAGCTGAGCGGCTGGCGCAAGTCGTGGATCAAGTCGCGCAATTGCTCATCGGATGAAGGTTTCGGTATGGGAGCTTCTAAGAAACGCGAACTCTCGACAACAGCAAGCGCGGCTGACATCGTCAATTGACATTCCCTTTCGTACTCGCAGCCCAAGACTGGACCCGCGAACATCATCGTCATGAAAATGGGGGAAACCGTTTTATACCGTTAAACGGCGTAGCGCGTCAAGAGATTCTTGGAAAAAATTTTTCTTAGGCTGCGATTCGTCGTTTAGCAGACGGTCTTCTGCGCGTAGCATAACGAACTTGACGCTACTTTGCCGAGACCAAGTGGGCAATACCGAACGCAGCCGCAGCCGCTAACCCTCCGATCGACGCCGTCCGCAGAGCACTGGATGCCAGTGGCATGCCGGTGTAATGTCCTTTGACCGCGCCGAACAGGGCAAGCGCGACGATGGTTGCAATCACGGAAGCGATGAGCGCTGCATTCGCCGAGCTCATCAGCATGTAGGGGGCCAGAGGAATCAAGCCGCCTGCGATGTACGCTCCTGAGATGGTGCAGGCGCTTCGCAGTGCTCGCTTGGGATCTGGTTCCTCAAGCCCGAGTTCAAAGCGCATCATAAAATCCACCCATTGCTTGGGACGCTGGCGGAGCGAGTCGACAATTGGAACGGCTTCAGCATGCGAAAGGCCATACGTCTCGAAAACCTCGAGCACCTCTTGAGCCTCGATTTCAGGAAGCTCCTTCACTTCGTGCTCTTCGCGGCGCAGCTCGCTGGCATAATGGTCGGCGTCGTTTTTCGCGGCCAGATATCCGCCGAGGCCCATGGCGATGGAGCCGGCGGCTATTTCGGCGAGACCAGCCACAACAATAATGCGCGTGGTGGTGTCGGCGCCGGAAAGCCCAGCGGCCAGGGCGAACGGAACGGTGAGGCCATCGGCCATTCCGATAACTATGTCGCGCACGAATTCCGAAGCTGTGAAGTGCGACTCAACGTGCGGCGTTTGCGGCATATTCTTTCAAGTATCGTCCAGTATAGGAATTACGCGCAGCCGCAATCTGCTCGGGCGTGCCCTCCGCGACGATTTGCCCGCCGCGTTCCCCGCCCTCGGGTCCCAGGTCGATCACCCAATCGGCGTTGCGGATCACGTCCAGATTATGCTCGATGATCAGCACGCTGCCGCCGCTCTGGATCAAGCGCTGGAATGCCGCGAGCAGCTTCGCAATGTCGTCGAAATGCAGGCCGGTAGTCGGCTCATCGAAGATAAAGAGCGTCCCGCTACAGGTGGCCTGTGCGAGGTGCGATGCCAATTTCACG from Terriglobia bacterium harbors:
- a CDS encoding VIT1/CCC1 transporter family protein, which gives rise to MPQTPHVESHFTASEFVRDIVIGMADGLTVPFALAAGLSGADTTTRIIVVAGLAEIAAGSIAMGLGGYLAAKNDADHYASELRREEHEVKELPEIEAQEVLEVFETYGLSHAEAVPIVDSLRQRPKQWVDFMMRFELGLEEPDPKRALRSACTISGAYIAGGLIPLAPYMLMSSANAALIASVIATIVALALFGAVKGHYTGMPLASSALRTASIGGLAAAAAFGIAHLVSAK